One segment of Cryptococcus neoformans var. grubii H99 chromosome 2, complete sequence DNA contains the following:
- a CDS encoding short-chain dehydrogenase/reductase SDR: MSSTDLRGQAAVIAGGGKNLGALIAKTLAKQGVNIAIHYNSPSSKSETEATLKALESYGVKAAAFQADLTTEASIEKLFSDAAAALGVSKFDIAINTVGKVLKKPIVETTEQEFDNMFLVNSKCAFFFIKHAARSLNEEGTIISLVTSLLGAFAPDYSTYQGSKAPVEWFTKSAAKELQPKNIRVNCVAPGPMDTPFFYGQETEDAVAYHKSQALTGRLTDIKDIAPLVEFLCKDKWITGQIIFSNGGYTTR, encoded by the exons ATGTCATCGACTGATCTCCGAGGCCAAGCTGCCG TCATcgctggtggtggtaagaATCTTGGTGCTTTG ATTGCGAAGACTCTCGCCAAGCAGGGAGTCAACATTGCTATTCATTACAACTCCCCCAG TTCCAAGTCCGAGACAGAAGCTACATTGAAGGCACTCGAATCTTACGGGGTCAAAGCCGCTGCTTTCCAGGCCGATCTTACCACCGAGGCATCAATTGAGAA ACTCTTCTCAGACGCAGCAGCTGCTCTTGGAGTGTCAAAGTTCGATATCGCCATCAATACGGTCGGTAAGGTGCTCAAAAAGCCTATCGTTGAAACAACAGAGCAGGAATTCGATAACATGTTCCTCGTCAACTCAAAGTGtgccttcttttttattAAGCATGCGGCCAGGAGTCTCAACGAGGAGGGCACGATCATATCACTCGTGACTTCACTCCTTGGAGCATTTGCGCCTGATTATTCAACATATCAAGGCAGTAAAGCTCCTGTAGAGTGGTTCACTAAATCAGCTGCCAAGGA GCTTCAGCCTAAGAATATTAGGGTCAACTGTGTGGCCCCGGGGCCCATGGACACTCCCTTTTTCTACGGGCAAGAGACTGAAGACGCCGTTGCTTACCATAAGAGCCAGGCGCTCACAGGACGGCTCACAGATATTAAAGATATTGCACCATTAGTGGAGTTCCTTTGTAAAGATAAATGGATTACCGGACAAATCATCTTCT CAAATGGAGGCTACACGACTCGCTGA